A region of Colletotrichum higginsianum IMI 349063 chromosome 10, whole genome shotgun sequence DNA encodes the following proteins:
- a CDS encoding Cell surface protein gives MRSQSLLVAALAASVSAHGTLLSVEGANGVTMPGLTIADGTPRDCTSNGCGSQADTAIIRDREIASGEVGPLGRTQGNGPVDASVMINNFMGGSAAPKNSGKSAATGVEDDIPNMKRAELHVRQGLAGLLGGGGKNKGKQQSGPPEARVAATAGMGASQGMPTCADDGTITMTFRQINQDGAGPLTADVDGTSGGTKEEAMQSAKVTTDVPGLGIQGLSLATNTEFPVKVQMPAGMTCDATVGMATNVCVVRVRNGAAAGPFGGSAAFTQTAAGRKRAIAYRLKKRMELNNRA, from the exons ATGCGCTCCCAATCgcttctcgtcgccgccctggctGCTTCCGTCTCTGCCCACGGCACGCTGTTGtccgtcgagggcgccaaTGGCGTCACCATGCCCGGTCTCACCA TCGCTGATGGAACTCCCCGCGACTGCACTTCCAACGGCTGCGGCTCTCAGGCCGACACTGCCATCATCCGTGACCGCGAGATCGCCtccggcgaggtcggcccTCTCGGCCGCACTCAGGGCAATGGCCCCGTTGACGCCTCGGTCATGATCAACAACTTCATGGGTGGATCTGCCGCCCCCAAGAACAGCGGCAAGTCCGCAGccaccggcgtcgaggacgacatcCCCAACATGAAGCGTGCCGAGCTCCACGTCCGCCAGGGCCTCGCCGGTCTCCTCGGAGGCGGTGGCAAGAACAAGGGCAAACAACAGAGCGGCCCCCCCGAGGCCCGCGTTGCCGCTACCGCCGGTATGGGCGCCTCCCAGGGTATGCCCACctgcgccgacgacggcaccatcacCATGACCTTCCGCCAGATCAAccaggacggcgccggcccccTGACCGCTGACGTCGACGGCACCTCGGGCGgcaccaaggaggaggccatgcAGAGCGCCAAGGTCACCACCGACGTCCCGGGCCTCGGCATTCAGGGCCTTTCCCTCGCCACCAACACCGAGTTCCCTGTCAAGGTCCAGATGCCCGCCGGCATGACCTGTGACGCCACAGTCGGCATGGCCACCAACGTTTGCGTCGTCCGCGTCCGCAacggcgccgctgccggcccCTTTGGCGGCTCTGCTGCCTTCACCCAGACCGCCGCTGGCCGCAAGCGCGCCATCGCCTACCGCCTCAAGAAGCGCATGGAGCTCAACAACCGCGCATAA
- a CDS encoding Zinc knuckle, whose translation MTDHAPGSGPATKEPSCINCGGTGHWAVACPEPVRAKPAGLSRRSTSTSHDHARGGDHQHGGRRPGAVVTKYPAPPTGNPIVTRYGPPPPGQPLAPPYPGPPQPYPSYPPPPNGYPPPPPGSYPGYPQYSTPPPPPAPPPGAYPPPSGPPVSSGPYHYPVPSQYGGSPPGPPGPPPPSYQPPPHYPSGGSYPPSYSPPSGYHPAPAPPSSSHYPPPYNSTSTSPGGYSSSTYGPPPVQPLYGAQPGPPPPPPSYAQPYGPPEPGYGPLPSLPAPPRTIPPRLPPGLPSGLPPIPPHRNQLPRDRHGRQRQGHNNRPDRSRKTNKHGNPKRDTSQPKSKMGGTKEKQVPARVESEPKVLKTTPVPSTTPESRHVNTVSEEGVDDDEADWKWEEEMIFKETDKPHQPDPIAKPLPGPEGYHDNIMLPPAWNATCIQSEFVTEENLVEFSRPVRETERFVSLQLDPAFWRSPVDSMIVKQQPEVRDKPITFKSVRLPGFPSLPPKPPTPENRDYRPMNSRKRTWEDSPYKSSLATGNQEGGEWADHRYKRHRGDSHSGYDTASPHNRRTREDSRTIDRYRSQKPDRIDSDPAQMLLKSLEDPHDAGPSRRHDGEKPSIRQDSGYYGSRHARHHTSTNSTREGGRTSPPSGTSPPERNPRGRNSSRSRSRSRRSPRRGSHSSQAESRPASRQSVASFASHGTEDSELSALEAELLGIAPKSKEGTEGKLGDHATKIRKRVQKVDSAYGRRW comes from the exons ATGACAGACCACGCACCCGGCTCGGGACCGGCCACGAAGGAGCCCAGCTGCATTAACTGTGGCGGTACGGGACACTGGGCCGTGGCTTGCCCCGAGCCCGTGAGAGCCAAACCAGC TGGCCTGTCTCGAAGAAGCACTTCAACCAGCCATGATCACGCCCGAGGTGGAGACCACCAGCACGGCGGAAGACGACCAGGTGCCGTTGTGACCAAATATCCAGCTCCACCCACCGGCAATCCGATCGTCACTCGCTACGgtccgccaccgccgggTCAACCCCTTGCTCCTCCGTACCCCGGCCCCCCGCAGCCCTACCCGTCTTATCCACCCCCGCCGAATGGCTATCCGCCCCCGCCACCGGGTAGTTACCCTGGTTACCCCCAGTATTcaaccccgccgccgccgccggctcctcctcctggtGCTTATCCACCACCGTCCGGCCCTCCCGTGTCATCGGGGCCGTATCACTACCCAGTTCCCAGTCAGTATGGCGGTTCTCCGCCAGGACCTCCTgggcctccccccccttcttaTCAACCACCGCCGCATTATCCTTCCGGCGGTTCATATCCTCCCTCATACTCTCCTCCGTCTGGATATCATCCTGCCCctgcccctccctcttccagTCACTACCCTCCGCCATATAATTCCACATCCACGTCGCCAGGAGGCTACTCTTCATCCACATACGGGCCACCACCAGTTCAGCCGCTTTATGGAGCCCAACCAGgacctcctccacccccgCCTTCATATGCCCAGCCATACGGACCACCTGAACCTGGATACGGGCCTTTGCCTTCCCTACCCGCTCCTCCGCGTACTATACCGCCTCGTCTACCTCCAGGCCTGCCTTCAGGCCTACCACCAATCCCTCCTCACCGGAATCAGTTGCCGCGAGATCGGCATGGACGGCAGCGCCAAGGCCACAACAACCGACCAGACCGCTCCCGCAAGACCAACAAGCATGGCAACCCTAAACGCGATACATCACAACCCAAGTCGAAAATGGGCGGCACAAAAGAGAAGCAGGTGCCAGCCCGAGTCGAGTCCGAGCCGAAAGTCTTGAAGACAACACCAGTACCAAGCACGACGCCTGAAAGCCGACACGTTAACACGGTCTCTGAAGAAGGCGTAGATGATGACGAAGCTGATTGgaagtgggaggaggagatgatATTCAAAGAGACGGACAAACCCCACCAGCCAGACCCAATAGCGAAGCCACTCCCTGGCCCAGAAGGGTACCACGATAACATCATGTTGCCTCCAGCATGGAACGCGACTTGCATTCAGTCTGAATTTGTCACGGAAGAGAACCTCGTGGAGTTTTCGCGGCCCGTCCGAGAGACCGAGCGCTTTGTATCTCTGCAACTTGACCCAGCTTTCTGGAGAAGTCCAGTTGATTCAATGATAGTCAAGCAACAACCTGAGGTGCGGGATAAGCCCATCACGTTCAAATCTGTTCGACTACccggcttcccttccctACCACCAAAACCACCAACCCCGGAGAACCGCGACTACCGACCGATGAACAGCCGCAAACGTACGTGGGAAGACTCGCCATACAAGAGCTCGCTCGCCACAGGTAACCAAGAGGGTGGCGAGTGGGCAGATCACCGCTACAAACGACACAGAGGCGACTCGCACTCAGGCTACGATACCGCATCACCCCACAACCGAAGGACCAGGGAAGACTCTCGTACAATTGACCGATACCGCTCTCAAAAGCCAGATCGTATCGATTCTGATCCCGCTCAAATGCTCCTGAAATCCCTGGAAGATCCCCACGACGCCGGTCCTTCCAGACGACATGACGGAGAGAAGCCATCGATTCGCCAGGACTCCGGCTATTATGGCTCTCGACACGCGCGACATCATACCTCAACCAACAGTACGCGCGAAGGAGGGCGGACATCGCCACCGTCAGGAACATCCCCGCCAGAGAGAAACCCTCGGGGCAGAAACAGTTCGAGGTCTCGGTCCCGTTCGCGTCGTTCCCCTCGCCGCGGGTCACATAGCAGCCAAGCCGAATCACGCCCAGCATCTAGGCAATCTGTGGCCTCATTCGCGTCCCATGGCACCGAAGATTCCGAGCTGTCGGCCCTCGAAGCCGAACTTCTGGGCATCGCTCCTAAATCAAAAGAGGGCACGGAAGGCAAGCTTGGAGACCACGCCACCAAGATCCGCAAGCGCGTGCAAAAGGTCGACTCGGCTTACGG CCGTCGGTGGTAA
- a CDS encoding Serine/threonine-protein phosphatase: MPGLPASVDLDECISRLYKRELLAESVIEAVCAKTKELLMRESNVVHVRAPVTVVGDIHGQFYDLIEIFKIGGWCPDTNYLFLGDYVDRGMFSVETISLLVCLKLRYPNRVHLIRGNHESRGVTQSYGFYTECSRKYGNANVWHYFTDMFDFLTLSVVIDDKIFCVHGGLSPSIHSIDQIVIIDRFREIPHEGPMADLVWSDPDPERDEFSLSPRGAGYTFGAQVVKKFLAVNNMDHILRAHQLCQEGFQVLYDDRLSTVWSAPNYCYRCGNMASVLEVSDTGERFFNVFAAAPENDQHKDMQLGGGEKQADGNSLPDYFL; this comes from the exons ATGCCTGGCCTTCCAG CAtccgtcgacctcgacgaaTGTATCTCGCGCCTATATAAGAGGGAGCTCCTCGCCGAATccgtcatcgaggccgtTTGCGCCAAGACTAAGGAGCTGCTCATGCGCGAGAGCAACGTCGTCCACGTCCGCGCccccgtcaccgtcgtcggcgacatccACGGCCAGTTCTACGACCTCATCGAGATCTTTAAGATTGGTGGCTGGTGCCCAGACACCAACTACTTGTTCCTCG GAGACTATGTCGACCGCGGCATGTTCAGCGTCGAAACGATTTCCTTACTAGTCTGCTTGAAACTTCGATACCCCAATCGCGTGCATCTGATCCGAGGCAACCACGAGTCTCGCGGCGTCACCCAGTCCTACGGCTTCTACACCGAATGCTCGAGAAAATACGGAAACGCCAACGTTTGGCACTACTTCACCGACATGTTTGACTTTCTGACCCTCAGCGTCGTCATTGATGACAAGATCTTCTGTGTCCATGGCG GCCTCTCCCCTTCTATCCACTCCATAGACCAGATTGTCATCATCGACCGCTTCCGGGAGATCCCTCATGAAGGCCCCATGGCTGACTTGGTCTGGTCTGATCCAGACCCTGAAAGAGACGAGTTCTCGTTGAGCCCTCGTGGGGCAGGATACACGTTTGGAGCCCAAGTGGTCAAGAAGTTTCTGGCTGTGAATAACATGGACCACATTCTCCGGGCGCACCAGCTGTGTCAGGAGGGCTTTCAGGTGCTATACGACGACCGCCTTAGCACAGTATGGAGTGCCCCCAACTACTGCTATCGGTGCGGCAACATGGCCAGTGTCTTGGAGGTTAGCGACACAGGCGAGAGGTTCTTCAACGTCTTTGCTGCAGCCCCAGAAAATGACCAGCACAAAGACATGCAGCTGGGAGGTGGAGAGAAACAGGCGGACGGTAACTCTCTTCCTGATTACTTCCTGTAA
- a CDS encoding RHO protein GDP dissociation inhibitor → MGSLYDGMRLLMQRRNRNNALLNRNSIELPPAPQTTPSASRPHSPTPEMVEERQLHRARAASRPVPPNPPNSPKLQENVPLQDSALIRDFYTSPIIIREAHGLNVFELLDEDDQQQQQQQQQQQQQHKGTDEPPTNKATDENDESLQRYKESLGLGGGKDLSDASDPRVCIILSLTMESPGRDPVTIDLSSPGSEATLKDKPFKIKEGAKFTMVAKFKVQHEILSGLQYVQVVKRKGIKVSKDSEMLGSYAPNTDKQPTYTKRFQEEDAPSGMLARGHYNAISSFVDDDKKTHLTFEWSFDIAKDW, encoded by the exons ATGGGTTCGCTGTACGACGGCATGCGTCTGTTGATGCAGCGGCGCAACCGCAACAATGCCCTGCTCAATCGCAACTCCATCGAGCTCCCCCCAGCACCCCAGACCACTCCCTCGGCCTCCCGTCCTCACTCACCTACGCCTGAGATGGTCGAGGAAAGGCAACTTCATCGAGCCAGAGCCGCTTCACGCCCCGTTCCCCCAAATCCTCCTAATTCCCCCAAGCTGCAAGAGAATGTTCCTTTGCAAGACTCAGCTCTCATTCGAGATTTCTACACATCTCCCATTATTATCAGAGAAGCTCACGGTTTGAATGTGTTTGAGCTacttgacgaggatgatcagcagcagcagcagcagcagcagcagcagcagcagcagcacaagGGAACTGATGAACCCCCTACTAACAAGGCCACAGACGAGAACGATGAGTCTCTCCAGCGCTACAAGGAGtcccttggccttggaggCGGCAAAGACCTCTCGGATGCTTCAGACCCCCGCGTCTGCATCATTCTATCTCTGACCATGGAGTCTCCTGGCCGCGACCCTGTCACCATCGACCTTTCCAGCCCTGGCTCTGAGGCCACTCTCAAAGACAAGCCCttcaagatcaaggagggTGCCAAGTTCACCATGGTCGCCAAGTTCAAGGTCCAGCATGAGATTCTCAGCGGTCTGCAGTATGTCCAGGTCGTCAAGCGCAAGGGCATCAAGGTTAGCAAGGACTCTGAGATGCTG GGCAGCTATGCTCCCAACACCGACAAGCAGCCCACCTACACCAAGCGCT TCCAAGAGGAGGATGCGCCCTCGGGCATGTTGGCCCGCGGCCACTACAACGCTATCTCCAGCTTTGTTGACGATGACAAGAAGACCCACCTGACCTTTGAGTGGTCTTTTGACATTGCCAAAGACTGGTAG
- a CDS encoding KilA-N domain-containing protein encodes MPSATAPERHLPAKHNPMMMEDVPAYNDLVARRRLGQTQLTAKMVNLAEGDGAALGVFDYAHLRAPLPKGIVSGIFKSSPNSYFLMRRSHDGFVSATGMFKATFPYAEAAEEEAERKYIKSLATTSPEETAGNVWVPPEHALVLADEYGIATWIRALLDPASIAVSNTPDSPPKKIAAPPKFDLFRAHPQLAPPTPTSLPRSTRSRRSASPAKTTIPRPVRSPRKRKAKAESVEPRESTPTLGTATKLEVNGVIDEDQDAEAEVKQTVRTIKMEPAVVLEPREEDPKAKVVVDQDVKTEEDGNETKHTAVSLELPLLSSAPPTAEETARMIAEAKRMVEAAAVKLEDGVNSPKAKKGKRGAEDISKGDDEDEEKDAAADSADEPRAKKAKTAEVQVKKLRVRNRALFGLSAVSLAVGYAFSFLRHV; translated from the exons ATGCCTTCCGCCACAGCTCCTGAGCGGCACTTGCCCGCTAAACACAACCccatgatgatggaggaTGTGCCGGCCT ACAACGATCTCGTcgcgcgccgtcgcctcggtCAGACCCAGCTGACGGCCAAGATGGTGAACCTTGCCGAAGGTGACGGTGCAGCTCTGGGCGTTTTCGACTACGCTCATCTCCGCGCGCCGCTGCCCAAGGGAATCGTCTCCGGCATCTTCAAATCCAGCCCCAACAGCTACTTCCTCATGCGCCGGAGCCACGACGGCTTCGTCTCGGCCACCGGCATGTTCAAGGCCACCTTCCCTtacgccgaggccgccgaggaagaagccgagcGCAAGTATATCAAGTCGCTTGCCACCACCAGCCCCGAGGAGACGGCCGGCAACGTTTGGGTTCCTCCCGAACACGCCCTGGTTCTTGCCGACGAGTATGGCATCGCCACTTGGATCCGAGCTCTGCTGGATCCTGCCAGCATTGCCGTCTCCAACACCCCCGATAGTCCTCCCAAGAAGATCGCTGCCCCTCCGAAATTCGACCTCTTCAGGGCTCACCCCCAGCTCGCGCCTCCCACCCCTACTTCTCTGCCCCGCAGCACCCGATCTCGCCGCTCTGCAAGCCCGGCCAAGACGACGATTCCCAGACCGGTCAGGTCCCCCCGAAAgcgcaaggccaaggccgaaTCGGTTGAACCAAGGGAATCGACGCCGACCCTCGGCACCGCGACCAAGCTCGAGGTGAATGGTGTCATTGACGAGGAccaggatgccgaggccgaagtgAAGCAGACCGTCAGGACCATCAAGATGGAGCCCGCCGTTGTCTTGGAGCCCAGGGAGGAGGACCCTAAGGCCAAGGTGGTCGTCGACCAAGACGTCAAGACCGAAGAGGACGGAAACGAGACGAAGCACACTGCCGTATCACTAGAGCTTCCCCTGCTGAGCTCGGCACCTCCGACTGCCGAAGAGACTGCGCGCATGATTGCCGAGGCCAAGCGGATGGTGGAGGCTGCTGCGGTCAAGTTGGAGGACGGTGTGAACAGCCCTAAAGCCAAGAAGGGCAAACGTGGGGCGGAAGACATCTCCAAgggagacgacgaagatgaggagAAGGACGCGGCGGCTGATTCTGCGGACGAGCCACgcgcgaagaaggccaagacggccgaggttCAGGTCAAGAAGCTGCGCGTGCGGAATCGGGCTCTGTTCGGCCTGAGCGCCGTGTCACTCGCTGTTGGGTATGCGTTTTCCTTCCTGCGTCACGTTTGA